The Fictibacillus arsenicus genome contains a region encoding:
- a CDS encoding NUDIX hydrolase — MPKVGVFAAIFDEDGRILLTKIKYGSGNWTLPGGHLEKNESPIEGVKREVYEETGYIVEANHLIAVYSSPLKDDLVLLFKVAIVGQDSWEPNSEIEKIAFFERNELPSQLHPWNIKRIKNAFNQVTSNIHIFN, encoded by the coding sequence GCAGCAATTTTTGATGAAGATGGAAGAATATTATTAACTAAAATCAAATACGGATCAGGGAACTGGACATTACCAGGAGGGCATCTAGAAAAGAATGAATCACCAATAGAAGGTGTAAAAAGAGAAGTTTACGAAGAGACAGGCTATATCGTTGAAGCTAACCATTTAATAGCCGTCTATTCATCTCCTTTGAAGGATGATTTAGTTCTTCTCTTCAAAGTGGCTATAGTTGGTCAAGACAGTTGGGAACCCAATAGCGAAATAGAAAAGATTGCTTTTTTTGAAAGAAATGAATTACCGTCACAACTTCATCCTTGGAATATCAAAAGGATTAAAAATGCCTTTAATCAAGTAACAAGTAACATCCATATTTTTAACTAG